From a single Micromonospora sp. WMMD1102 genomic region:
- a CDS encoding PTS lactose transporter subunit IIB yields the protein MGSINGRDIHKVVVACDAGMGSSVMLASQLRKQLKKYSVAVEHTPVNSIPGDADVVITHNGLAARARAAAPGKIVVPFQVFLGDPAVTAVVKAIESGGEVSG from the coding sequence ATGGGCAGCATCAACGGTAGGGACATCCACAAGGTCGTCGTCGCCTGCGACGCCGGGATGGGCAGCAGCGTCATGCTCGCCAGCCAGCTCCGCAAGCAGCTGAAGAAGTACTCGGTCGCGGTGGAGCACACCCCGGTCAACTCGATCCCGGGTGACGCCGACGTGGTGATCACACACAACGGGCTGGCCGCCCGCGCCCGGGCCGCCGCCCCGGGCAAGATCGTCGTGCCGTTCCAGGTCTTCCTCGGCGACCCGGCGGTGACCGCGGTGGTCAAGGCGATCGAGTCCGGCGGTGAGGTCAGTGGCTGA
- a CDS encoding PTS mannitol transporter subunit IICB produces MAMSYTPEVQGTGFKARVQRIGGHLAGMVMPNIGAFIAWGLITALFIPTGWLPNEDLAKLVDPMIFSLLPILIGYTGGRIVHGQRGAVVGAVATVGMIVGADIPMFLGAMIMGPAAAYLVKLFDGLVRNRIRPGFEMLVDNFSAGIVGGGMALLGVWLIGPVVARLSDWAGAGVDWLIGQNLLPVASVLVEPAKVLFLNNAINHGVLSPLAVAQAQETGKSILFMIESNPGPGLGLLLAFFLFGPRSLRPSVPAAGIIHFLGGIHEIYFPYVLMKPRLILATIAGGAAGVATFMATGAGLVATPSPGSIFAYAAVTPRGGWFGMVLGVLIATAVSFVVASALLGFGRLNGEPETADADGTGRAADADEATADGTVRAGAPASAGTAAGDRESSPAVARSATAES; encoded by the coding sequence ATGGCCATGTCGTACACCCCGGAGGTCCAGGGCACCGGCTTCAAAGCCCGGGTCCAGCGGATCGGCGGGCACCTGGCCGGGATGGTGATGCCCAACATCGGGGCATTCATCGCCTGGGGCCTGATCACCGCGCTCTTCATCCCGACCGGCTGGCTGCCCAACGAGGACCTGGCCAAGCTGGTCGACCCGATGATCTTCAGCCTGCTGCCGATCCTGATCGGCTACACCGGCGGCCGGATCGTGCACGGCCAGCGCGGTGCGGTGGTCGGCGCGGTCGCCACGGTAGGCATGATCGTCGGGGCGGACATCCCGATGTTCCTCGGCGCGATGATCATGGGTCCCGCCGCCGCGTACCTGGTCAAGCTCTTCGACGGGCTGGTCCGGAACCGGATCCGCCCCGGCTTCGAGATGCTCGTCGACAACTTCTCCGCCGGCATCGTCGGCGGCGGGATGGCGCTGCTCGGGGTCTGGCTGATCGGCCCGGTGGTGGCCCGGCTCAGCGACTGGGCCGGTGCCGGGGTGGACTGGCTGATCGGACAGAACCTGCTGCCGGTCGCCTCCGTACTCGTCGAACCGGCCAAGGTGCTCTTCCTGAACAACGCGATCAACCACGGCGTACTCTCGCCGCTGGCCGTGGCGCAGGCGCAGGAGACCGGCAAGTCGATCCTGTTCATGATCGAGTCGAACCCCGGCCCGGGCCTCGGCCTGCTGCTCGCGTTCTTCCTCTTCGGGCCGCGTTCGCTGCGCCCGAGCGTGCCGGCGGCCGGCATCATCCACTTCCTCGGCGGCATCCACGAGATCTACTTCCCGTACGTGCTGATGAAGCCGCGGCTGATCCTCGCCACCATCGCCGGTGGCGCCGCCGGGGTCGCCACCTTCATGGCCACCGGTGCCGGGCTGGTCGCCACCCCCTCGCCGGGCAGCATCTTCGCCTACGCGGCGGTCACCCCGCGCGGCGGCTGGTTCGGCATGGTGCTCGGCGTCCTGATCGCCACCGCCGTCTCCTTCGTGGTCGCCTCGGCGCTGCTCGGCTTCGGCCGGCTCAACGGCGAACCGGAGACCGCCGACGCCGACGGGACCGGCCGGGCTGCCGACGCCGACGAGGCCACCGCAGACGGGACCGTCCGGGCCGGTGCGCCGGCCTCCGCCGGCACCGCGGCCGGGGACCGCGAGAGCAGCCCGGCGGTGGCGCGCTCGGCCACCGCCGAGAGCTGA
- the pfkB gene encoding 1-phosphofructokinase → MILTVTLNPSLDRAMEIDRLERGAVIRAASTRLDPGGKGVNVSRALLANGMPSRAVLPVGGEEGAQLVRLLESEGVEPLVVPIAGRTRSNITLAEPDGTVTKINESGPVLAGPEFAEITRAVLAAADSADWVVACGSVPPGLPVAAFGDLCARLVDAGVRLAVDTSGPALRAAAEAGVALVKPNREELAEAVGAPLRSLGDVVDAAARLRSWGAGSVLASLGADGAVLVDPTGVLTGESPVAQPRSTVGAGDALLAGFLAAGADGPDALAEGLAWGAAAVSLPGSRMPGPADLVRNAVRLHPRPDLVRPLLPQG, encoded by the coding sequence ATGATCCTCACCGTCACGCTCAACCCCAGTCTGGACCGGGCGATGGAGATCGACCGGCTGGAGCGGGGTGCGGTGATCCGGGCCGCCTCCACCCGGCTGGACCCGGGCGGCAAGGGCGTCAACGTCTCCCGGGCGCTGCTGGCCAACGGGATGCCCTCCCGGGCCGTGCTCCCGGTCGGCGGCGAGGAGGGCGCCCAGCTCGTCCGGCTGCTGGAGAGCGAGGGCGTCGAGCCGCTGGTGGTGCCGATCGCCGGGCGTACCCGGTCGAACATCACCCTCGCCGAGCCGGACGGCACGGTAACGAAGATCAACGAGTCCGGCCCGGTCCTGGCCGGACCGGAGTTCGCCGAGATCACCAGGGCGGTGCTGGCGGCGGCCGACTCGGCCGACTGGGTGGTGGCCTGCGGCAGCGTGCCGCCGGGACTGCCGGTGGCGGCCTTCGGCGACCTCTGCGCCCGGCTGGTCGACGCCGGGGTCCGGCTCGCGGTCGACACCAGCGGGCCGGCGCTGCGGGCCGCCGCGGAAGCCGGGGTGGCGCTGGTCAAGCCGAACCGCGAGGAACTGGCCGAGGCGGTCGGCGCCCCGCTCCGGTCCCTCGGTGACGTGGTCGACGCCGCCGCCCGGCTCCGGAGTTGGGGTGCCGGCAGCGTACTGGCCAGCCTCGGCGCCGACGGCGCGGTGCTGGTCGACCCGACCGGCGTGCTGACCGGCGAGTCGCCGGTGGCACAGCCGAGGAGCACGGTCGGGGCCGGGGACGCGCTGCTGGCCGGCTTCCTGGCCGCCGGAGCCGACGGCCCGGACGCCCTCGCCGAGGGGCTCGCCTGGGGGGCGGCGGCGGTCAGCCTGCCCGGCAGCCGGATGCCCGGCCCCGCCGACCTGGTCCGGAACGCCGTCCGACTCCATCCCCGGCCGGACCTGGTCCGGCCGCTGCTGCCGCAGGGGTGA
- a CDS encoding DeoR/GlpR family DNA-binding transcription regulator, producing MYAEERQQEILRLAREAGRVDVVTLAEGLNVTAETIRRDLTVLERAGVLRRVHGGAIPVERIGFEPALAARDAVLISEKERIAKAALAELPDEGAVILDAGTTTARLAHLLPLDRELTVVVNSPVLASALGLKPNLTVLLLGGRLRGKTLATVDDWALRPLAELYVDVAFMGTNGCSVERGMTTPDPAEAAVKRAMIGAARRVVLLADHTKIGNDYLARFGTLADLDLLITDNGLDQELADEVEAAGVRVVRA from the coding sequence ATGTACGCCGAGGAACGTCAGCAGGAGATCCTGCGCCTGGCCCGCGAGGCAGGCCGGGTCGACGTGGTGACGCTGGCCGAGGGCCTGAACGTGACCGCGGAGACGATCCGTCGCGACCTGACCGTGCTGGAGCGGGCCGGGGTGCTCCGCCGGGTGCACGGCGGGGCGATCCCGGTCGAGCGGATCGGCTTCGAGCCCGCCCTCGCCGCCCGGGACGCCGTGCTCATCAGCGAGAAGGAGCGGATCGCCAAGGCGGCACTCGCCGAACTTCCCGACGAGGGTGCGGTCATCCTGGACGCCGGCACCACCACCGCCCGGCTGGCGCACCTGCTGCCCCTCGACCGCGAGCTGACCGTGGTGGTCAACTCGCCGGTGCTGGCCTCCGCGCTCGGCCTGAAGCCCAACCTGACGGTGCTGCTGCTCGGCGGCCGGTTGCGCGGCAAGACACTGGCCACAGTGGACGACTGGGCACTGCGACCGCTGGCCGAGCTCTATGTCGACGTCGCCTTCATGGGCACCAACGGCTGCTCGGTCGAGCGCGGGATGACCACCCCGGACCCGGCCGAGGCGGCGGTGAAGCGGGCGATGATCGGTGCCGCCCGCCGGGTGGTACTGCTCGCCGACCACACCAAGATCGGGAACGACTACCTGGCCCGGTTCGGCACCCTGGCCGACCTCGACCTGCTGATCACCGACAACGGGCTCGACCAGGAACTCGCCGACGAGGTGGAGGCGGCCGGCGTACGGGTGGTCCGGGCATGA
- a CDS encoding DinB family protein: protein MHDDRFQLPADADERTLLTCFLDWHRKALVRTCAGLPDEQLRRRAVPTSNLTLLGLVRHLAGVERWYFQGGIAENYPGSLYTATGKLGEDFDDLDSATGEASFAIWRAEVETSRRITAERPLEALSTHVITGQSLSLRWVLNHMIDEYARHNGHADLIREAIDGQVGE, encoded by the coding sequence GTGCATGACGACCGTTTCCAGCTCCCGGCCGACGCCGACGAGCGGACCCTGCTGACCTGCTTCCTCGACTGGCACCGGAAGGCGCTGGTCCGCACCTGCGCCGGACTTCCCGACGAGCAACTCCGTCGACGGGCGGTCCCCACCTCCAACCTCACCCTGCTCGGCCTGGTGCGGCACCTGGCCGGCGTCGAGCGGTGGTATTTCCAGGGCGGGATCGCCGAGAACTATCCCGGCAGCCTCTACACGGCCACCGGCAAGCTTGGGGAGGACTTCGACGACCTCGACTCCGCCACCGGCGAGGCGTCCTTCGCGATCTGGCGAGCCGAGGTCGAGACGTCCCGCCGGATCACCGCCGAGCGTCCGCTGGAGGCGCTCAGCACCCACGTGATCACCGGACAGTCCCTCTCGCTCCGCTGGGTGCTCAACCACATGATCGACGAGTACGCCCGGCACAACGGGCACGCCGACCTGATCAGGGAGGCGATCGACGGCCAGGTCGGCGAGTAG
- a CDS encoding SDR family NAD(P)-dependent oxidoreductase — translation MPAENSGLALPGAAVVVTGAGSGIGAALATRFATEGARVLVNDLDADAARSVAARIGGEVFPADAADPAAVAALVRYARQRFGRIDLFCANAGVPGTGGLDAADQTWEHAWRVNAMSPVYAARELLPDWLAAGRGRLLVTASAAGLLTLLGAAPYSVTKHAAVAFAEWLRASYAHRGVVVQALCPQGVRTPMLERGEGPGAALLAAGAVDPEQVAEAVLAALADDRFLVLPHPEVATYYRRRAADPDRWLRGMNQVQRDLERPAGD, via the coding sequence GTGCCTGCGGAAAACTCGGGACTCGCCCTGCCCGGCGCGGCCGTGGTGGTGACCGGGGCCGGGTCCGGCATCGGTGCGGCGCTGGCCACCCGGTTCGCCACCGAGGGCGCCCGGGTGCTTGTCAACGACCTCGACGCGGACGCGGCCCGGTCGGTCGCGGCCCGGATCGGCGGCGAGGTCTTCCCGGCCGACGCGGCGGACCCGGCGGCAGTGGCCGCGCTGGTCCGGTACGCCCGGCAGCGGTTCGGCCGGATCGACCTGTTCTGCGCCAACGCGGGGGTGCCGGGCACCGGCGGGCTGGACGCCGCCGACCAGACCTGGGAACACGCCTGGCGGGTCAACGCGATGTCCCCGGTGTACGCCGCCCGCGAGCTGCTGCCCGACTGGCTGGCCGCCGGGCGCGGCCGGCTCCTCGTCACCGCCTCGGCGGCCGGTCTGCTCACCCTGCTCGGCGCCGCCCCGTACTCGGTGACCAAGCACGCGGCGGTGGCGTTCGCCGAGTGGCTGCGGGCGAGCTACGCCCATCGGGGCGTCGTGGTGCAGGCGCTCTGTCCACAGGGGGTTCGCACCCCGATGCTGGAGCGGGGCGAGGGACCCGGGGCGGCCCTGCTCGCCGCCGGGGCGGTCGACCCGGAGCAGGTCGCCGAGGCGGTGCTGGCGGCGCTGGCCGACGACCGCTTCCTGGTGCTGCCGCACCCGGAGGTGGCGACGTACTACCGCCGCCGGGCCGCCGACCCGGACCGCTGGCTGCGAGGCATGAACCAGGTGCAGCGCGACCTCGAACGGCCCGCCGGAGACTGA
- a CDS encoding DEAD/DEAH box helicase: MSSDSAPPAPPVSTSPNDPDEDSGTFADLGLRTELLDALGTLGYEEPTAIQRAAIPPLLAGQDLLGQAATGTGKTAAFALPLLHRLPADRRSGAPAALILVPTRELAVQVSEAIHRYGRDLGVRVLPIYGGQPIARQLRALDGGVDVVVATPGRALDHIARDTLRLDGLGTVVLDEADEMLDMGFAEDIEAILQHVPEQRQTVLFSATMPARIDGMARQYLRDPARIEIGRQPSPTGTAPLVRQTGYVVARAHKPAALGRILDVEAPTAAIVFCRSREEVDRLTETMNGRGYRAEALHGGMTQEQRDRVMGRLRAGTADLLVATDVAARGLDIEQLTHVVNYDVPSAPESYVHRIGRVGRAGRQGVAITLAEPREHRMLKTIERTTGQRISIGRIPTVADLRARRLEMTRAALHESLLEDDLDPYRVIVETLTDEFDVMEVALAAVKLAHESAGGPVDEEEDIPQLAFRADRDGRTRRDGGRDGGRDDRRGARPRSGDMACLFIGVGRRAGIRPQDLVGAITGETQVSGREIGSIEIADRFSLVEVPRSAANEVITRLRQSTIKGRKATVRRDREPGPGQHDR; this comes from the coding sequence ATGAGTTCCGACAGCGCACCGCCCGCTCCGCCGGTCAGCACGAGCCCGAACGACCCCGACGAGGACTCCGGCACCTTCGCCGACCTCGGGCTGCGGACCGAACTCCTGGACGCGCTCGGCACGCTGGGCTACGAGGAGCCGACCGCCATCCAGCGGGCCGCCATCCCGCCCCTGCTGGCCGGCCAGGACCTGCTCGGCCAGGCCGCGACCGGGACCGGCAAGACCGCCGCCTTCGCACTGCCGCTGCTGCACCGGCTGCCGGCCGACCGGCGCTCCGGGGCACCGGCGGCGCTGATCCTGGTGCCGACCCGGGAGCTGGCCGTGCAGGTCTCCGAGGCGATCCACCGGTACGGCCGCGACCTCGGGGTACGGGTGCTGCCGATCTACGGGGGCCAGCCGATCGCCCGGCAGTTGCGGGCGCTGGACGGCGGGGTCGACGTGGTGGTGGCCACCCCGGGGCGGGCGCTGGACCACATCGCCCGGGACACCCTGCGGCTGGACGGCCTCGGCACGGTGGTGCTGGACGAGGCCGACGAGATGCTCGACATGGGATTCGCCGAGGACATCGAGGCGATCCTGCAACACGTACCCGAGCAGCGGCAGACGGTGCTCTTCTCCGCCACGATGCCGGCCCGGATCGACGGGATGGCCCGGCAGTACCTGCGGGACCCGGCCCGGATCGAGATCGGCCGGCAGCCGTCGCCCACCGGCACCGCCCCGCTGGTCCGGCAGACCGGTTACGTCGTCGCCCGCGCGCACAAGCCGGCCGCGCTGGGCCGGATCCTCGACGTCGAGGCGCCGACCGCGGCGATCGTCTTCTGCCGGAGCCGGGAGGAGGTCGACCGGCTCACCGAGACGATGAACGGGCGCGGCTACCGGGCCGAGGCGCTGCACGGCGGGATGACCCAGGAACAGCGGGACCGGGTGATGGGGCGGCTGCGGGCCGGCACCGCCGACCTGCTGGTGGCCACCGACGTGGCCGCCCGGGGACTGGACATCGAGCAGCTCACCCACGTGGTGAACTACGACGTGCCGTCGGCTCCGGAGTCGTACGTGCACCGGATCGGGCGGGTCGGCCGGGCCGGCCGGCAGGGGGTGGCGATCACCCTGGCCGAGCCCCGTGAGCACCGGATGCTCAAGACGATCGAGCGGACCACCGGGCAGCGGATCTCGATCGGCCGGATCCCGACCGTGGCCGACCTGCGGGCCCGGCGACTGGAGATGACCCGGGCGGCGCTGCACGAGAGCCTGCTGGAGGACGACCTCGACCCGTACCGGGTGATCGTGGAGACGCTCACCGACGAGTTCGACGTGATGGAGGTGGCGCTCGCGGCGGTGAAGCTGGCCCACGAGTCGGCGGGTGGCCCGGTCGACGAGGAGGAGGACATCCCGCAGCTGGCGTTCCGGGCCGACCGGGACGGCCGTACCCGGCGCGACGGCGGACGGGACGGCGGTCGGGACGACCGGCGCGGCGCCCGGCCCCGCTCCGGCGACATGGCCTGCCTCTTCATCGGGGTCGGCCGGCGGGCCGGCATCCGCCCGCAGGACCTGGTCGGCGCGATCACCGGCGAGACCCAGGTCAGCGGTCGGGAGATCGGCTCGATCGAGATCGCCGACCGGTTCTCCCTGGTGGAGGTGCCGAGGTCCGCGGCGAACGAGGTGATCACCCGGCTGCGGCAGAGCACCATCAAGGGCCGCAAGGCGACGGTACGCCGGGACCGCGAACCCGGCCCCGGGCAGCACGACCGCTGA
- a CDS encoding glycoside hydrolase family 6 protein, whose amino-acid sequence MTLRLPVPGSAGARRARTTTTALTLLALLAGPVVAPGRAAAGSDPTGAPAAGRDADGTRQSIRVANPYLGTRAYVNPEWSARAAAEPGGAAVANQPTAVWLDQIAAIAGTPDRMGLDAHLGAALDQGAGLVQLTLYNLPGRDCERRVSFGELAVDEVDRYRTEFVDPIVEILADPRYQNLRIVVVVEPNSLPNLVTHTSPRPAATAGCDQAKARGSYLTAIGYALARLATVPNVYAYLDASHHGQLGWSTDGAAAASLLHQAANTAGSTQWAVQGFTVNVANYSVLREPYLDVDDVVDGQPVRDTSWIAGNGYVDELPYAQRLRQLLVAAGFSSRVGMVVDTSRNGWGGPDRPTGPGPSTTAEEYVEAGRTDRRGYLGNWCNQVGAGLGERPVAAPAPGVHAYAWIKPPGESDGGSSVLNPDRRYEPMCDPTYRPAPFPTVTSGAMPNAPMFGEWFPPHFRQLLQNAWPPL is encoded by the coding sequence ATGACGTTACGGCTACCCGTGCCCGGGTCGGCGGGAGCACGTCGTGCCCGGACCACGACGACCGCGCTGACCCTGCTCGCCCTGCTGGCCGGGCCGGTCGTCGCGCCGGGCCGGGCCGCCGCCGGAAGCGACCCGACCGGCGCACCGGCGGCGGGCCGGGACGCGGACGGCACCCGGCAGTCGATCCGGGTCGCCAACCCCTACCTCGGCACCCGGGCGTACGTGAATCCGGAGTGGTCCGCCCGAGCTGCCGCCGAACCGGGCGGGGCGGCCGTCGCCAACCAGCCGACCGCGGTGTGGCTGGACCAGATCGCCGCCATCGCCGGCACGCCGGACCGGATGGGGCTGGACGCCCACCTGGGCGCGGCCCTGGACCAGGGCGCCGGCCTGGTGCAGCTGACCCTCTACAACCTGCCGGGACGGGACTGCGAACGCCGGGTGAGCTTCGGCGAACTGGCCGTCGACGAGGTCGACCGGTACCGGACCGAGTTCGTCGACCCGATCGTCGAGATCCTCGCCGACCCGCGCTACCAGAACCTGCGGATCGTCGTCGTCGTGGAGCCGAACTCGCTGCCTAACCTGGTCACCCACACCTCGCCCCGACCCGCCGCGACCGCTGGCTGCGACCAGGCCAAGGCCCGGGGCAGCTACCTCACCGCCATCGGGTACGCGCTGGCCCGGCTGGCCACCGTGCCGAACGTCTACGCCTACCTGGACGCCAGCCACCACGGCCAGCTCGGCTGGTCCACTGACGGCGCCGCCGCCGCCTCGCTGCTCCACCAGGCGGCAAACACCGCCGGCAGCACCCAGTGGGCCGTACAGGGCTTCACCGTCAACGTCGCCAACTACTCCGTGCTGCGCGAGCCCTACCTCGACGTCGACGACGTGGTCGACGGCCAGCCGGTCCGGGACACCTCCTGGATCGCCGGCAACGGCTACGTCGACGAGCTGCCGTACGCCCAGCGGTTGCGGCAGCTGCTGGTCGCCGCCGGCTTCTCCTCCCGGGTCGGCATGGTCGTCGACACCTCCCGCAACGGCTGGGGCGGCCCGGACCGGCCCACCGGCCCCGGACCGTCGACAACCGCCGAGGAGTACGTCGAGGCGGGCCGGACCGACCGGCGCGGCTACCTCGGCAACTGGTGCAACCAGGTGGGCGCCGGGCTCGGCGAGCGCCCGGTCGCGGCACCGGCGCCCGGTGTCCACGCGTACGCCTGGATCAAGCCGCCGGGCGAGTCCGACGGGGGCAGCAGCGTACTCAACCCCGACCGCCGGTACGAGCCGATGTGCGACCCGACCTACCGCCCGGCCCCGTTCCCCACGGTGACCAGCGGGGCGATGCCGAACGCCCCGATGTTCGGCGAGTGGTTCCCGCCGCACTTCCGGCAGTTGCTGCAGAACGCCTGGCCGCCGCTGTAG
- a CDS encoding SAM-dependent methyltransferase, giving the protein MSYQVEPVARVVGGRGEAFEDNWQDVRSVIRIGGHLPADAALGLADFSHLEVVFLFDRIAPERVNPAARHPRADSRFPVLGIFASRGPNRPNRLAVSRCRLIRVDGRDLHVADLDALDGTPVLDIKPYLREFAPRTPVVQPSWADELMRDYY; this is encoded by the coding sequence ATGAGCTATCAGGTGGAACCCGTGGCCCGGGTGGTCGGCGGCCGGGGCGAGGCGTTCGAGGACAACTGGCAGGACGTCCGGTCCGTGATCCGGATCGGCGGGCACCTGCCCGCCGACGCGGCGCTCGGGCTGGCCGACTTCTCCCACCTGGAGGTGGTGTTCCTGTTCGACCGGATCGCTCCCGAGCGGGTGAACCCGGCGGCCCGGCACCCGCGCGCCGACTCCCGGTTCCCGGTGCTGGGCATCTTCGCCTCCCGAGGCCCGAACCGGCCGAACCGGCTCGCCGTCTCCCGCTGCCGGCTGATCCGGGTCGACGGGCGGGATCTGCACGTCGCCGACCTGGACGCCCTGGACGGCACACCGGTGCTCGACATCAAGCCCTACCTGCGGGAGTTCGCCCCCCGTACCCCGGTGGTGCAGCCGAGCTGGGCGGACGAGCTGATGCGCGACTACTACTGA
- a CDS encoding glycosyltransferase family 2 protein, producing MSPLDHTVDPRPARVSVIVPNYNKEKTLRACLAAIYAQSFPPAEVIVVDDASTDRSPRIAAEFPCTLLAFPVNRGVSAARNAGAARAGGDVLFFVDSDIALAPDALAEALAELRAHPECGVVQGIYEMTPLFADGPVESYKTLFEHFWRRRDVGVTATTMFALTALPRPVFELVGGFDEGLRDAEDIEFGTRLPTAYEIRTSDRVLGRHDDVDRLGPYLSEHFRRARTYAGAVVAARWVPGPSAGTPGSTVGAPGRANSGRRAPHRIDVGSVVGLLGSAVAVAGLPLTARSPWLLAVPLAGLVGFLGADRALLGFAFRQRGPGFLLFAVGMRFLTHLSEFAGLALGLTRALLRRPRPGRVAPLTPGSTRW from the coding sequence TTGTCTCCACTCGACCACACCGTCGACCCGCGACCGGCGCGGGTGTCGGTAATCGTCCCGAACTACAACAAGGAGAAGACCCTCCGGGCCTGTCTCGCCGCGATCTACGCGCAGAGCTTCCCGCCGGCCGAGGTGATCGTCGTCGACGACGCGAGCACCGACCGTTCGCCGCGGATCGCCGCCGAGTTCCCCTGCACCCTGCTGGCGTTCCCGGTGAACCGGGGCGTCTCGGCGGCCCGGAACGCCGGAGCGGCCCGGGCCGGCGGGGACGTGCTCTTCTTCGTCGACTCGGACATCGCGCTCGCCCCCGACGCACTGGCCGAAGCCCTCGCGGAACTGCGGGCCCATCCGGAATGCGGCGTGGTGCAGGGGATCTACGAGATGACCCCGCTCTTCGCCGACGGGCCGGTGGAGTCCTACAAGACGCTCTTCGAGCACTTCTGGCGGCGCCGTGACGTCGGGGTCACCGCGACCACGATGTTCGCGCTGACCGCACTCCCCCGCCCCGTGTTCGAGCTGGTCGGGGGCTTCGACGAAGGGCTGCGCGACGCCGAGGACATCGAGTTCGGCACCCGGCTGCCGACGGCGTACGAGATCCGTACCAGCGACCGGGTGCTGGGCCGGCACGACGACGTGGACCGGTTGGGGCCGTACCTGTCGGAGCACTTCCGCCGGGCCCGCACGTACGCCGGGGCGGTCGTCGCGGCGCGCTGGGTCCCGGGACCGTCGGCCGGCACCCCGGGGTCGACGGTCGGCGCCCCGGGCCGCGCCAACAGCGGTCGGCGGGCGCCGCACCGGATCGACGTCGGTTCGGTGGTCGGGCTGCTGGGCAGCGCGGTCGCGGTCGCCGGGCTGCCGCTGACCGCCCGGTCGCCGTGGCTGCTGGCGGTGCCGCTGGCTGGGCTGGTCGGCTTCCTCGGGGCGGACCGGGCGCTGCTCGGGTTCGCGTTCCGGCAACGCGGGCCGGGCTTCCTGCTCTTCGCCGTCGGGATGCGGTTCCTGACCCACCTGAGCGAGTTCGCCGGGCTGGCGCTCGGGCTGACCCGGGCGCTGCTCCGGCGCCCCCGGCCCGGCCGGGTCGCCCCGCTGACCCCGGGATCGACCCGGTGGTGA
- a CDS encoding lysylphosphatidylglycerol synthase domain-containing protein, producing the protein MVMPRWAGAAVEAVRAAVRRRPGWWRRANQLLVVVFVAALAVGLTLFLRDQDWAPVRELARRLDPVQVGLVVGGALLVNSVGLLLGYHSWQALFIDLGAAVNRWTAARLFFVGFLAKFVPGRFVALPVLLRMGREIDVGAVRLAGVFLLSWVVVALTGMTVGLAAGPAVLGGATGWMLLAVLPLVALFVRPDLLNRGLAVTARLLRRPPPQVAASRAGVRRAITAQSLSWVVSGHHLWLLAVTAGAPPARSYLVCVAGFAAATVAGLLVMVVPDGLGVREAVLMVGLATVLPVPVAAPVVLTSRLVCALSEVAVGAGGLLLAQYLHRRRPGPHRNADPALTG; encoded by the coding sequence GTGGTGATGCCGCGGTGGGCCGGCGCGGCGGTCGAGGCGGTGCGGGCGGCGGTGCGGCGGCGGCCCGGCTGGTGGCGGCGGGCCAACCAACTGCTCGTGGTGGTCTTCGTGGCGGCACTGGCCGTCGGCCTGACGCTGTTCCTGCGGGACCAGGACTGGGCGCCGGTCCGCGAACTGGCCCGACGGCTCGACCCGGTCCAGGTCGGGCTGGTGGTCGGCGGTGCGCTGCTGGTCAACTCGGTCGGGCTGCTGCTCGGATACCACTCCTGGCAGGCGCTCTTCATCGACCTCGGCGCGGCGGTGAACCGGTGGACCGCCGCCCGGCTCTTCTTCGTCGGGTTCCTCGCCAAGTTCGTGCCGGGCCGGTTCGTGGCGCTGCCAGTGCTGCTGCGGATGGGCCGGGAGATCGACGTCGGGGCCGTCCGGCTGGCCGGTGTCTTCCTGCTCAGCTGGGTGGTGGTGGCGCTGACCGGGATGACCGTCGGTCTCGCGGCCGGCCCGGCGGTGCTCGGTGGCGCGACCGGGTGGATGCTGCTCGCCGTACTGCCGCTGGTGGCGCTCTTCGTCCGTCCGGACCTGCTCAACCGGGGGCTCGCCGTTACGGCGCGTCTGCTGCGTCGGCCACCGCCACAGGTCGCCGCCTCCCGGGCCGGGGTACGCCGGGCGATCACCGCCCAGTCGCTGTCCTGGGTGGTGTCCGGCCACCACCTCTGGCTGCTCGCGGTGACCGCCGGTGCCCCGCCGGCCCGCTCCTACCTGGTCTGTGTGGCCGGCTTCGCCGCCGCGACCGTGGCCGGCCTGCTGGTGATGGTCGTGCCGGACGGGCTCGGTGTCCGGGAAGCCGTGCTGATGGTCGGGCTGGCCACCGTGCTACCGGTCCCGGTCGCCGCTCCGGTGGTGCTGACCAGCCGGCTGGTCTGCGCACTGAGCGAGGTGGCGGTCGGTGCCGGCGGCCTGCTGCTCGCCCAGTACCTGCACCGACGGCGGCCCGGCCCCCACCGGAACGCCGACCCCGCGCTGACCGGCTGA